Proteins from a genomic interval of Stenotrophomonas sp. 24(2023):
- a CDS encoding aminotransferase class IV family protein, whose translation MTVTCNGRPAQVGDLLPALVNYGHFTSLQVRGYAVQGLDLHLARLSQATRELFGSTLDAAQVQVWMAQALQQAGQGDASLRVTVYSRHFDFRDPLAPVPVDVLVAVSAPVTLVAPKRVRSVIWQRELPQIKHVGTFGLFAQRRAALAEGFDDALFVNAAGEISEGTTWNLALHDGQQLIWPQAPALRGTAEALLQAHWPGPQVVRPVALAELGGMHAALACNASGIWALEAIDAHPLAGSAELAVQGRAVLAGVPWQALS comes from the coding sequence ATGACGGTGACCTGCAACGGCAGGCCCGCGCAGGTCGGGGATCTGCTGCCGGCACTGGTCAACTACGGCCACTTCACCTCGTTGCAGGTGCGCGGGTACGCGGTGCAGGGGCTGGACCTGCATCTGGCGCGACTGTCGCAGGCCACGCGCGAACTGTTCGGCAGCACGCTGGATGCGGCGCAGGTACAGGTCTGGATGGCGCAGGCGCTACAGCAGGCGGGGCAGGGCGATGCCTCGCTGCGGGTGACGGTGTACTCGCGCCACTTCGATTTCCGTGATCCGCTGGCGCCGGTGCCGGTCGACGTGCTGGTGGCGGTGTCCGCGCCGGTGACGCTGGTGGCCCCGAAACGGGTGCGCAGCGTGATCTGGCAGCGCGAACTGCCGCAGATCAAGCATGTCGGCACCTTCGGCCTGTTCGCCCAGCGCCGCGCCGCGCTGGCCGAGGGCTTCGACGATGCGCTGTTCGTGAATGCTGCTGGCGAGATCAGCGAGGGCACCACCTGGAACCTGGCCCTGCATGATGGGCAGCAGCTGATCTGGCCGCAGGCCCCGGCCCTGCGCGGGACCGCCGAGGCGCTGCTGCAGGCGCACTGGCCCGGTCCACAGGTGGTGCGGCCGGTCGCGCTTGCGGAGCTTGGGGGAATGCATGCGGCGCTGGCCTGCAACGCCAGTGGCATCTGGGCGCTGGAAGCCATCGACGCCCACCCGCTGGCGGGGTCGGCTGAGCTGGCCGTCCAGGGCCGGGCGGTGCTGGCCGGGGTGCCGTGGCAGGCACTTTCCTGA
- the rpsP gene encoding 30S ribosomal protein S16, translating into MVKIRLTRGGAKKRPFYHIIVTDVRSARDGRNIERVGFYNPVAQGAEKRIELDLARVDHWVKNGAQPTDKVRNLIKEATKSQAAAA; encoded by the coding sequence ATGGTCAAGATTCGACTGACCCGCGGCGGCGCCAAGAAGCGTCCGTTCTACCACATCATCGTGACCGACGTGCGCAGCGCGCGCGACGGCCGCAACATCGAGCGCGTTGGCTTCTACAACCCGGTCGCCCAGGGCGCCGAGAAGCGCATCGAGCTGGACCTGGCCCGCGTTGACCATTGGGTCAAGAACGGCGCCCAGCCGACCGACAAGGTCCGCAACCTGATCAAGGAAGCGACCAAGTCCCAGGCCGCTGCGGCCTGA
- the rimM gene encoding ribosome maturation factor RimM (Essential for efficient processing of 16S rRNA) yields the protein MKDIERRILLGRVVGAFGVRGELKLESWTEPRSAIFRYQPWILRSPAGQESTLEGARGRDSGKHLVARFPGIEDRDTVEALHGTEIFVARSALPPPKPDEYYWVDLEGLDVKTVEGVALGQVSHLFSTGANDVVVVRGDRERMIPFIQPDVVVSVDFDANLVVVDWDPDF from the coding sequence ATGAAAGATATCGAGCGCCGCATCCTGCTGGGCAGGGTTGTCGGCGCTTTTGGTGTGCGCGGCGAACTGAAGCTCGAGTCCTGGACCGAGCCGCGTTCCGCCATTTTCCGTTACCAGCCGTGGATCCTGCGCAGCCCTGCCGGGCAGGAATCGACGCTTGAAGGCGCCCGTGGCCGCGACAGCGGCAAGCACCTGGTGGCCCGTTTCCCGGGCATCGAGGATCGCGACACGGTCGAAGCCCTGCACGGCACCGAGATCTTCGTGGCCCGCAGCGCGCTGCCGCCGCCGAAGCCGGACGAGTACTACTGGGTCGATCTGGAAGGCCTGGACGTGAAGACCGTCGAGGGCGTTGCCCTGGGCCAGGTCTCGCACCTGTTCAGCACCGGCGCCAATGATGTGGTGGTCGTGCGCGGTGATCGTGAGCGCATGATTCCGTTCATCCAGCCGGACGTTGTCGTTTCGGTGGATTTCGACGCCAACCTGGTCGTGGTCGACTGGGACCCGGATTTCTGA
- the trmD gene encoding tRNA (guanosine(37)-N1)-methyltransferase TrmD: MRFDVITLFPEFIAQSAGLGVVGRAQEKGLFSLHGWNPRDHAEGNYRRVDDRPFGGGPGMVMLIEPLQACLQAIRDADPTPARVIYLSPQGAPLTQAKVRELAVLPRVVLLCGRYEGIDERFLEAHVDEEISLGDYVLSGGELGAAVIIDAVARLQDGALNDAESAAQDSFEGDLGLLDCPHYSQPAQHPLGDVPEVLRSGNHAAIAAWRRQQSLIRTAERRPDLLDEASLGKADRKLLEQARQARSRTDAP; the protein is encoded by the coding sequence ATGCGTTTTGACGTCATCACCCTGTTCCCGGAATTCATCGCCCAGTCCGCAGGCCTGGGCGTGGTCGGCCGTGCGCAGGAAAAGGGGCTGTTCAGCCTGCACGGCTGGAACCCCCGCGATCATGCCGAGGGCAACTACCGCCGGGTGGACGACCGCCCGTTCGGCGGCGGCCCGGGCATGGTGATGCTGATCGAGCCGCTGCAGGCCTGCCTGCAGGCCATCCGTGACGCGGATCCGACCCCGGCCCGGGTGATCTACCTCAGCCCGCAGGGGGCGCCGCTGACCCAGGCCAAGGTGCGCGAGCTGGCGGTATTGCCCCGCGTGGTGCTGCTGTGCGGCCGTTACGAGGGCATCGATGAACGCTTCCTGGAAGCCCATGTCGACGAGGAGATTTCCCTCGGCGACTACGTGCTGTCCGGCGGCGAACTGGGCGCGGCGGTCATCATCGATGCCGTGGCCCGGCTGCAGGACGGGGCGCTGAACGATGCTGAATCGGCGGCCCAGGACAGCTTCGAGGGTGATCTGGGCCTGCTCGACTGCCCGCATTACAGCCAGCCGGCCCAGCACCCGCTGGGTGACGTGCCGGAGGTGCTGCGTTCGGGCAACCATGCCGCCATCGCCGCCTGGCGCCGGCAGCAGTCTTTGATCCGCACCGCGGAACGCCGCCCGGACCTGCTGGACGAGGCCAGCCTGGGCAAGGCCGACCGCAAGCTGCTGGAGCAGGCCCGCCAGGCCCGTTCCCGCACGGACGCCCCCTAG
- the rplS gene encoding 50S ribosomal protein L19 — MSKLNKSIVAEFESAQITRELPKFSQGDTVVVNVKVKEGNRERVQAYEGVVIGTKNAGLNSSFTVRKISHGYGVERVFQTHSAIIDSVEVKRRGKVRAGKLYYLRGLEGKAARIKEDLAAAAQAKAARLAAEKGE, encoded by the coding sequence ATGAGCAAGCTGAACAAGTCCATCGTCGCGGAATTCGAATCCGCCCAGATCACCCGCGAACTGCCGAAGTTCAGCCAGGGCGACACCGTTGTCGTCAACGTGAAGGTGAAGGAAGGCAACCGTGAGCGCGTGCAGGCTTACGAAGGCGTCGTGATCGGCACCAAGAATGCCGGCCTGAACTCCTCGTTCACCGTCCGCAAGATCTCGCACGGCTACGGCGTCGAGCGCGTCTTCCAGACCCACAGCGCCATCATCGACTCGGTCGAAGTGAAGCGTCGTGGTAAGGTCCGCGCCGGCAAGCTGTACTACCTGCGTGGCCTGGAAGGCAAGGCTGCCCGCATCAAGGAAGACCTGGCTGCCGCTGCGCAGGCCAAGGCTGCCCGCCTGGCCGCCGAAAAGGGCGAGTAA
- a CDS encoding DUF6404 family protein — MNTPEQKYPAKVQLALRHLDAAGVPRRQSAPLLHRVLWRSGVTVAPPMLASMTANTLLMGVWFAFAWGLLMWLLLWRGSTLSSAMAVFAALVAGAGFGLLMAALMRGLRLRHRLPLWRDLPDTPPA; from the coding sequence ATGAATACCCCTGAGCAGAAGTATCCGGCCAAGGTGCAGTTGGCCCTGCGCCACCTTGATGCCGCTGGCGTCCCGCGGCGGCAGTCGGCACCGTTGCTGCACCGCGTGCTGTGGCGCAGCGGCGTTACCGTTGCCCCGCCGATGCTGGCCAGCATGACGGCCAATACCCTGTTGATGGGCGTCTGGTTCGCCTTCGCCTGGGGCCTGCTGATGTGGCTGCTGCTGTGGCGTGGCAGCACGCTGTCGTCGGCCATGGCGGTGTTTGCCGCGCTGGTGGCCGGTGCGGGGTTCGGGCTGCTGATGGCGGCGCTCATGCGTGGCCTGCGCCTGCGTCACCGCCTGCCGTTGTGGCGTGACCTGCCGGATACGCCGCCGGCCTGA
- a CDS encoding DUF1801 domain-containing protein: protein MPRTPAAAADPAALIDARIAELGDWRGDTLAWVRGLVHAAVPGVEETWKWRGVPVWEHHGILCTGETYTQVVKLTFAHGAALPDPKGLFNASLEGNTRRAIDIRENALPNAAALKALLRAAAKHNAERKKR from the coding sequence ATGCCCCGCACGCCTGCTGCTGCCGCTGATCCTGCTGCCCTGATCGATGCCCGCATCGCCGAACTTGGCGACTGGCGTGGCGACACCCTGGCCTGGGTGCGTGGCCTGGTCCACGCGGCGGTGCCGGGCGTGGAGGAAACCTGGAAATGGCGCGGCGTGCCGGTCTGGGAGCACCACGGCATCCTGTGTACCGGCGAAACCTACACGCAGGTGGTCAAGCTGACCTTTGCCCATGGCGCGGCCCTGCCGGACCCGAAAGGCCTGTTCAACGCCAGCCTGGAGGGCAACACCCGGCGCGCGATCGACATCCGCGAGAATGCGCTGCCCAATGCCGCGGCGCTCAAGGCGTTGCTGCGCGCAGCGGCCAAGCACAACGCGGAAAGAAAGAAGCGGTAG
- a CDS encoding MATE family efflux transporter, with the protein MAKAPLDLTSGPIGRNLLLFSLPILAGNIAQSLNGSVNAVWVGRFLGEAALTATANANNIMFFLIGSVFGFGMASTILIGQAMGARDVAQARRVVGTSATFFIGISVIIAIAGWFLAHPLLAAMGTPAASLPLAEAYLRIIFLAMPTLYAFAFLTAALRGAGDSRTPFRFLLVSVALDIALNPVLIFGLGPFPALGIAGSAWATLVAQTLSLAGLLLYMRRKRHVLWLGRAEMHLFKLDMTILRALVVKGVPMGLQMVLISLSVIMLMTMVNQYGTDTAAAYGASLQLWNYVQMPAMAIGAACSSMAAQNVGAQRWDRVRGTARQGILFNFLLTGALILPLVLLDQYSLALFLPQGSESLQIARHLNHVVIGSFLFFGVSFVISGVVRSTGAVIPPLLILAVSLWGVRVPFAEFLQPYWGADAIWWSFPAGSLVSMLLSLAYYRWGGWRKAKMMATPVHAEELATPSEIPACPPSPVADPDAALESAPPR; encoded by the coding sequence ATGGCCAAAGCGCCGCTCGACCTGACCTCCGGACCCATCGGCCGCAACCTGCTGCTGTTCTCCCTGCCCATCCTGGCCGGCAACATCGCCCAGTCATTGAACGGCTCGGTGAACGCGGTCTGGGTTGGTCGTTTCCTCGGCGAAGCGGCGCTGACCGCCACGGCCAACGCCAACAACATCATGTTCTTCCTGATCGGCTCGGTGTTCGGCTTCGGCATGGCCTCCACCATCCTGATCGGCCAGGCCATGGGCGCACGCGACGTGGCACAGGCGCGCCGGGTGGTCGGTACCAGCGCCACCTTCTTCATCGGCATCTCGGTGATCATCGCCATCGCCGGCTGGTTCCTGGCCCATCCGCTGCTGGCAGCGATGGGCACCCCGGCCGCCTCGCTGCCGCTGGCCGAGGCCTACCTGCGCATCATCTTCCTGGCGATGCCCACGCTGTATGCCTTCGCCTTCCTGACTGCGGCCCTGCGCGGTGCCGGTGATTCGCGCACGCCCTTCCGCTTCCTGCTGGTGTCGGTGGCGCTGGACATCGCACTGAACCCGGTGCTGATCTTCGGCCTCGGCCCGTTCCCCGCGCTGGGCATTGCCGGTTCGGCGTGGGCCACGCTGGTGGCGCAGACGCTGTCGCTGGCCGGCCTGCTGCTGTACATGCGGCGCAAGCGCCATGTGCTGTGGCTGGGCCGCGCCGAGATGCACCTGTTCAAGCTGGACATGACGATCCTGCGCGCGCTGGTGGTCAAGGGCGTGCCGATGGGCCTGCAGATGGTGCTGATCTCGCTGTCGGTGATCATGCTGATGACCATGGTCAACCAGTACGGCACCGACACGGCGGCCGCGTATGGTGCATCGCTGCAACTGTGGAACTACGTGCAGATGCCGGCGATGGCGATCGGCGCGGCCTGTTCGTCGATGGCCGCGCAGAACGTGGGTGCCCAGCGCTGGGACCGCGTGCGCGGCACCGCACGCCAGGGCATCCTGTTCAACTTCCTGCTGACCGGCGCGCTGATCCTGCCGCTGGTGCTGCTGGACCAGTACTCGCTGGCGCTGTTCCTGCCGCAGGGCAGCGAGTCGCTGCAGATCGCCCGGCACCTGAACCACGTGGTGATCGGCTCCTTCCTGTTCTTCGGCGTGAGCTTCGTGATTTCCGGCGTGGTGCGCTCGACCGGCGCGGTCATTCCGCCGCTGCTGATCCTGGCGGTATCGCTGTGGGGCGTGCGCGTGCCCTTCGCTGAGTTCCTGCAGCCGTACTGGGGCGCCGACGCCATCTGGTGGAGCTTCCCGGCCGGCTCGCTGGTGTCGATGCTGCTGTCGCTGGCGTATTACCGCTGGGGCGGCTGGCGCAAGGCGAAGATGATGGCCACGCCGGTGCATGCCGAGGAACTGGCGACGCCATCGGAGATTCCGGCGTGCCCGCCGTCACCGGTGGCCGACCCGGATGCAGCGTTGGAATCGGCGCCGCCACGCTGA
- a CDS encoding RNA-binding S4 domain-containing protein: MSELSPVQPSVRLDVWLWAARFFKTRSLAKQAIETGKVSVAGQRPKSSRAVRVGEQLQVDRGEEHFEIRVTGLSDQRGPAPVAQQLYVESEASRLRRAEQRALRIAARDGFQPPEHRPDKRARRLIRALGDLDAL, from the coding sequence ATGTCCGAGCTTTCCCCTGTGCAGCCCAGTGTCCGCCTGGATGTCTGGCTGTGGGCCGCACGTTTCTTCAAGACCCGCAGCCTGGCCAAGCAGGCGATCGAAACCGGCAAGGTCAGCGTGGCCGGGCAACGCCCGAAATCCTCGCGTGCGGTACGCGTGGGCGAGCAGCTGCAGGTGGACCGCGGGGAGGAGCACTTCGAGATCCGGGTGACCGGGCTCAGTGATCAGCGCGGGCCGGCACCGGTGGCGCAGCAGCTGTATGTCGAAAGCGAGGCCTCGCGCCTGCGCCGTGCCGAGCAGCGCGCGTTGCGTATCGCCGCGCGTGATGGCTTCCAGCCGCCGGAGCATCGCCCGGACAAGCGGGCGCGGCGGTTGATCCGTGCATTGGGTGACCTGGACGCGCTTTGA
- a CDS encoding cellulase family glycosylhydrolase: protein MLLHRSLLCVALAAAAPVSAADITFWDTPQRGGNSFNETPPDRAYFQALRSTGATWVRLTPDKWRSAGGRDFLMGNADDYQGLVAADVVTLRRVLDDAGAAGLKVVLVPLSLPLLRWKQKNGGVVDTRLWQSLDNHEPAQRFWHDLATALKGHPALAAYNLINEPAPEYGTTLAEHAPAAAMQHWYAGVQGGPRDLRVLYRGLIARVRDVDADMPLMLDAGWYAAADAFDYWPAPLDDANLLYSVHMYEPYAATSAPNQTRATPYRYPATVPFGGEQVHWDAARVRGYLQQPMDWARSHGIGANRMVIGEFGCMRRWPDCGAYLRDVLAVAEQQRVHWAFYAFREDGWDGMDYELGNKALPWSYWQAVKKGKAVQPPRSMQAPLFTPILERLKAGAR, encoded by the coding sequence ATGCTCCTTCACCGCAGCCTGCTGTGCGTGGCCCTTGCTGCCGCTGCCCCCGTGTCCGCCGCCGACATCACCTTCTGGGATACACCACAGCGCGGGGGCAACAGCTTCAATGAGACGCCCCCTGACCGCGCCTATTTCCAGGCCCTGCGCAGCACCGGGGCGACCTGGGTCCGGTTGACGCCGGACAAGTGGCGCAGCGCCGGTGGCCGCGATTTCCTGATGGGCAACGCCGACGACTACCAGGGGCTGGTGGCGGCCGATGTGGTCACCCTGCGCCGGGTGCTGGACGATGCCGGGGCGGCGGGTCTGAAGGTGGTGCTGGTGCCGCTGTCGCTCCCGTTGCTGCGCTGGAAGCAGAAGAACGGCGGCGTGGTCGATACGCGGCTGTGGCAGTCGCTGGACAACCATGAACCGGCCCAGCGTTTCTGGCACGACCTGGCCACGGCCTTGAAGGGGCATCCGGCGCTGGCTGCCTACAACCTGATCAACGAGCCGGCACCGGAGTACGGCACCACGCTGGCCGAGCACGCGCCGGCTGCGGCCATGCAGCACTGGTATGCGGGCGTGCAGGGTGGCCCGCGGGATCTGCGGGTGCTCTACCGCGGGCTGATCGCCCGTGTGCGCGACGTGGATGCGGACATGCCGCTGATGCTCGATGCCGGCTGGTATGCCGCGGCCGATGCGTTCGATTACTGGCCTGCGCCGCTGGATGACGCGAACCTGCTGTACAGCGTGCACATGTATGAACCATACGCGGCCACCAGCGCCCCCAACCAGACGCGGGCCACCCCCTACCGCTACCCCGCCACGGTGCCGTTCGGTGGCGAGCAGGTGCACTGGGATGCGGCGCGCGTGCGCGGCTACCTGCAGCAGCCGATGGACTGGGCCAGGAGCCATGGCATCGGCGCCAACCGCATGGTGATCGGGGAGTTCGGCTGCATGCGCCGCTGGCCCGATTGCGGGGCCTACCTGCGCGACGTACTGGCGGTGGCCGAGCAGCAGCGCGTGCATTGGGCGTTCTATGCGTTCCGCGAGGATGGTTGGGACGGCATGGATTACGAGCTGGGCAACAAGGCGTTGCCGTGGTCGTACTGGCAGGCGGTAAAGAAGGGCAAGGCGGTGCAGCCGCCACGTTCGATGCAGGCGCCGCTGTTCACGCCGATCCTGGAACGGTTGAAGGCGGGGGCGCGTTGA
- the katG gene encoding catalase/peroxidase HPI, producing MKSEAKCPFNHAVVGDATTNRDWWPNQLRVDLLNQHSSRSNPLDAGFDYAKAFKGLDYAALKADLKALMTDSQDWWPADFGHYGGLFIRMAWHSAGTYRIGDGRGGGGRGQQRFAPLNSWPDNVSLDKARRLLWPIKQKYGQAISWADLLILTGNVALESMGFRTLGFAGGRPDTWEPDQDVYWGRETTWLGGDVRYKHGSEGVQEDHGVLVSDDDADGDVHSRTLENPLAAVQMGLIYVNPEGPDGNPDPVLAAHDIRDTFGRMAMDDEETVALIAGGHSFGKTHGAGPADNVGKEPEAAGLESQGLGWSSTYGSGKGGDAITSGLEVTWTRTPAQWSHDFFEILFQHEWELTKSPAGAHQWVAKNADAVIPDAHDASKKHRPTMLTTDLSLRFDPAYEKISRKFLADPQAFADAFARAWFKLTHRDMGPRARYLGPEIPAQEFIWQDPIPEAKHPLVDAKDIAVLKQKIAATGLSVAELVSTAWASASTFRGSDKRGGANGARIRLAPQKDWAVNQPQQLAKVLAALEKVQAEFNGGGKQVSLADLIVLAGGVGIEQAAKAGGHEVSVPFTPGRTDASQDQTDVESFAVLEPAADGFRNYLKGRYSVPAEALLIDRAQLLTLTAPELTVLVGGLRVLGANVDGNKDGVFTDRPGTLSNDFFAHLLDMGTQWKATGRESYAGSDRSSGAPRWTASRADLVFGSNSVLRAVAEVYASGDGEKKFVQDFIAAWTRVMELDRYDLHG from the coding sequence ATGAAAAGCGAAGCCAAGTGCCCCTTCAACCATGCCGTCGTCGGCGATGCCACGACCAACCGCGACTGGTGGCCGAACCAGTTGCGGGTGGATCTGCTCAACCAGCATTCGTCGCGCTCGAACCCGCTCGATGCGGGCTTTGACTACGCAAAGGCCTTCAAGGGCCTGGACTACGCTGCGCTGAAGGCCGACCTGAAGGCACTGATGACCGATTCGCAGGACTGGTGGCCGGCCGACTTTGGCCATTACGGCGGCCTGTTCATCCGCATGGCCTGGCACAGCGCCGGCACCTACCGCATCGGCGACGGCCGTGGCGGCGGTGGCCGCGGCCAGCAGCGCTTCGCCCCGCTCAACAGCTGGCCGGACAACGTCAGCCTGGACAAGGCGCGCCGCCTGCTGTGGCCGATCAAGCAGAAGTACGGCCAGGCCATTTCCTGGGCCGACCTGCTGATCCTCACCGGCAACGTCGCGCTGGAATCGATGGGCTTCAGGACGCTGGGCTTCGCCGGTGGCCGCCCCGATACCTGGGAACCGGACCAGGACGTGTACTGGGGCCGCGAGACCACCTGGCTGGGCGGCGACGTGCGCTACAAGCACGGCTCCGAAGGCGTGCAGGAAGACCATGGCGTGCTGGTGTCCGACGATGATGCCGACGGCGATGTGCATTCGCGCACGCTGGAAAACCCGCTGGCCGCGGTGCAGATGGGCCTGATCTACGTGAACCCGGAAGGCCCGGACGGCAACCCCGATCCGGTGCTGGCCGCGCATGACATCCGCGATACCTTCGGCCGCATGGCGATGGACGACGAGGAAACCGTCGCCCTGATCGCCGGTGGCCACAGCTTCGGCAAGACCCATGGCGCCGGCCCGGCCGACAACGTCGGCAAGGAACCGGAGGCCGCCGGGCTGGAAAGCCAGGGTCTGGGCTGGTCCAGCACCTACGGCAGCGGCAAGGGCGGTGATGCGATCACCAGCGGCCTGGAAGTGACCTGGACCCGCACCCCCGCGCAGTGGAGCCATGACTTCTTCGAGATCCTGTTCCAGCACGAGTGGGAACTGACCAAGAGCCCGGCCGGTGCGCACCAGTGGGTGGCCAAGAATGCCGATGCGGTGATTCCCGATGCGCATGACGCGTCGAAGAAGCACCGCCCGACCATGCTGACCACCGATCTGTCGCTGCGGTTCGACCCGGCCTACGAAAAGATCTCGCGGAAGTTCCTGGCCGACCCGCAGGCCTTCGCCGATGCCTTCGCCCGCGCCTGGTTCAAGCTGACCCACCGTGACATGGGCCCGCGCGCCCGCTACCTGGGCCCGGAGATTCCGGCGCAGGAATTCATCTGGCAGGACCCGATCCCCGAAGCGAAGCACCCGCTGGTCGACGCCAAGGACATCGCTGTGCTGAAGCAGAAGATCGCCGCCACCGGCCTGAGCGTGGCCGAGCTGGTGTCCACAGCCTGGGCATCGGCCTCGACCTTCCGCGGGTCGGACAAGCGTGGCGGTGCCAACGGCGCGCGCATCCGCCTGGCCCCGCAGAAGGACTGGGCGGTGAACCAGCCGCAGCAGCTGGCCAAGGTGCTGGCGGCGCTGGAAAAAGTGCAGGCCGAGTTCAACGGCGGCGGCAAGCAGGTCTCGCTGGCCGACCTGATCGTGCTGGCCGGCGGCGTGGGCATCGAGCAGGCCGCCAAGGCCGGCGGCCATGAGGTCAGCGTGCCGTTCACCCCGGGCCGCACCGATGCCAGCCAGGACCAGACCGATGTGGAATCGTTCGCGGTGCTGGAGCCGGCCGCCGATGGCTTCCGCAACTACCTCAAGGGCCGCTACAGCGTGCCGGCCGAAGCACTGCTGATCGACCGCGCGCAGCTGCTGACCCTGACCGCACCGGAGCTGACGGTGCTGGTCGGCGGCCTGCGCGTGCTGGGCGCCAACGTCGATGGCAACAAGGACGGCGTGTTCACCGATCGCCCGGGCACGCTGAGCAACGACTTCTTCGCCCACCTGCTGGACATGGGCACGCAGTGGAAGGCCACCGGCCGCGAAAGCTACGCCGGCAGCGACCGCAGCAGCGGCGCGCCGCGCTGGACCGCCAGCCGCGCCGACCTGGTGTTCGGTTCCAACTCGGTGCTGCGCGCCGTGGCCGAGGTCTATGCCAGCGGCGATGGCGAGAAGAAGTTCGTGCAGGATTTCATCGCCGCCTGGACCCGGGTGATGGAACTGGACCGCTACGACCTGCACGGTTGA